One Alligator mississippiensis isolate rAllMis1 chromosome 1, rAllMis1, whole genome shotgun sequence genomic window carries:
- the TAGAP gene encoding T-cell activation Rho GTPase-activating protein isoform X4 codes for MKVLSSCNASKTLNVSTMEALIECRSEADIKKCQLLVPYESEDGLCHLIDGNKKRKKVISWPSMLRWSSSISESSESTESDLKISLFGQPLAIICGENDTLPKPIQDILNILYLKGCFTEGIFRKAANEKARKELKEELNSGVEVALESKTVHLLAVVLKDFLRNIPHNLLSSELYDEWMTALEKLSHEDKIEGVKEVADKLPRPNLFLLKHLVLVLHRISQHSKVNKMDASNLAICIGPNMLNPQRNSTLPLEVQKEMNDKVKALVEFLIDNCFEIFGNEISSLLSLSPDDSLECTDSSTELISTTQQNDSAYDSPDPEVECHSSTSQLDLLQQAEGSTGSLSSRELQCHRPRGLLPSAFSIVPFKKLISSMDRRFSEPDMPFEDWPEGRIRSQKLTKSEDNFTTQEEQLVFQEPELEKQLPGHVFPGGQYRNKKPLNLKVKTNLPSDSLPKTSSSGSLDSSLSNSDCSVFTSSPLASPASPKRNILNRPQSFSTKTAEESRTPNREIKKHSMSFSFATRKRDSFKKDSKKEKQFSCRRVQENCIDDDKPLPAQHQQRSRFRSADEVFREVDQKNPGKPPSYEEATKNCLAAKVPPYSSLTVQTMRSGMSDKDSLTSHPRFNYKEDTTDQKDLLSDRLSMVKDFQAQTETIDIAVGINARASLPVTPRVYRLRAMSESYQKNKQEYLIRRCSQPIFDVDQIQYAKESYV; via the exons GCTGACATCAAGAAATGCCAGCTTTTGGTACCATATGAAAGTGAAGATGGGCTTTGCCATCTGATTG ATGgtaataagaaaagaaagaaggttATATCATGGCCCTCCATGCTGAGATGGAGCTCCAGCATATCAGAATCCTCTGAATCAACAGAATCTGACCTAAAGATTTCTTTGTTTGGTCAGCCTCTGGCAATCATCTGTGGTGAGAACGACACACTCCCTAAACCAATTCAG GATATTCTTAATATACTATACCTTAAAGGATGTTTCACTGAAGGAATATTCAGAAAAGCTGCCAATGAAAAAGCACGCAAGGAGTTAAAGGAAGAACTGAATTCAGGCGTAGAAGTTGCCTTGGAAAGCAAAACTGTGCATCTATTAGCAGTGGTTCTTAAG GATTTCCTCCGAAATATTCCACATAATCTGCTGTCATCTGAACTTTATGATGAGTGGATGACAGCCTTAGAGAAGCTGAGCCATGAGGATAAAATTGAAGGAGTAAAAGA GGTGGCAGACAAACTACCAAGGCCAAATCTCTTCTTACTCAAGCATTTGGTCCTGGTACTTCATCGCATCAGCCAACACTCTAAGGTCAACAAGATGGATGCCAGCAATCTTGCTATTTGCATTGGTCCCAACATGCTGAATCCACAACGTAACAGTACCCTACCACTGGAAGTCCAGAAAGAGATGAATGACAAG GTGAAGGCATTGGTGGAATTCCTCATTGATAACTGCTTTGAAATATTTGGAAATGAAATATCTTCACTCCTCAGTCTATCACCCGATGATTCGCTGGAATGCACAGATAGCTCTACAG AACTAATATCTACAACTCAGCAAAATGACTCTGCTTATGACAGCCCAGATCCCGAGGTTGAATGTCattctagcacctcccagcttgaCCTGCTCCAGCAGGCCGAAGGCAGCACAGGAAGCTTGAGTAGCAGAGAGCTACAGTGCCATCGACCTCGGGGCCtactcccctctgccttttccATTGTCCCTTTTAAAAAGCTCATCAGCTCAATGGACAGACGATTCTCAGAGCCAGACATGCCCTTTGAAGACTGGCCCGAAGGCAGGATAAGGAGCCAGAAGCTGACTAAAAGCGAGGACAACTTCACCACCCAAGAGGAACAGCTGGTATTTCAGGAACCAGAACTTGAAAAGCAACTGCCAGGACATGTTTTTCCTGGAGGCCAGTATAGGAATAAAAAGCCACTAAATCTAAAAGTGAAAACCAACTTGCCATCAGACTCTCTACCCAAAACATCTTCCAGTGGTTCGCTGGATAGCTCCTTATCCAATTCTGACTGTTCGGTCTTTACTAGCTCACCATTAGCttctcctgccagccccaagaGAAACATCTTAAATAGACCCCAGTCCTTTTCCACAAAgactgcagaggaaagcagaacACCCAACCGAGAGATCAAAAAACATTCCATGTCATTCTCTTTTGCAACCCGCAAAAGAGACAGCTTCAAGAAGGACTCCAAGAAGGAAAAACAGTTTTCATGCAGAAGAGTCCAAGAAAACTGTATTGATGATGACAAACCATTGCCTGCACAGCATCAACAGAGGTCACGTTTCAGGTCAGCTGATGAGGTATTTagagaagtggaccagaagaatcCTGGCAAACCCCCATCTTATGAAGAGGCAACTAAAAACTGCCTGGCAGCTAAAGTTCCTCCATATAGTAGCTTAACGGTTCAAACCATGAGATCAGGTATGTCAGATAAAGATTCTTTAACATCTCATCCACGTTTCAACTATAAGGAGGATACAACAGATCAGAAGGACCTACTCAGTGACAGACTTTCTATGGTAAAGGATTTTCAGGCACAAACTGAAACCATTGACATTGCTGTTGGGATCAATGCCCGGGCAAGTTTACCTGTAACCCCTCGAGTTTATCGTCTAAGAGCCATGTCTGAATCCTATCAAAAGAACAAACAAGAATATCTGATTCGACGGTGCAGCCAGCCCATCTTTGATGTTGACCAGATCCAGTATGCTAAGGAATCCTATGTTTAG